The proteins below are encoded in one region of Rhododendron vialii isolate Sample 1 chromosome 7a, ASM3025357v1:
- the LOC131332289 gene encoding cyclin-A3-4-like isoform X3: protein MADKENSVRVTRSGRKRAAPEPPHPATMKRVALGEIPNRSNIPATRDLGSEPQPKPKRNVKKKGRKEVTSTNVEAKKLEDPQMSEPFESEMYEYLHNMEMEAKRRPLSDYFEKVQKDVTPTMRGILMDWLVKVAEEFKLLSDTLYLSISYIDRFLSVNALNRQKLQLLGVSSMLIASKYEEISPPKVEDFCNITNNPCTKKEVVKMEADILGYLKFEIGSATIKTFLRILIKIAQESYKTSNLKLEFLCYYLSELSFLDYGCVKYLPSLVAASVIFLSRFTIQSKLHPWTSSLQHFSGYKPADLKECILSIHDLQLSKRASSLVAVREKYKQRQFKCVSKLFSPPEIPISYFEVVKES, encoded by the exons atggCCGACAAGGAAAACAGCGTGCGGGTCACGCGCTCAGGGAGGAAGAGGGCGGCGCCGGAGCCTCCCCATCCCGCCACCATGAAGAGGGTGGCGTTGGGTGAGATTCCGAACAGGTCGAATATTCCGGCGACGAGGGATCTGGGTTCCGAGCCGCAGCCGAAGCCGAAAAGAAATGTGAAGAAGAAGGGGAGGAAGGAGGTGACTAGTACGAATGTTGAGGCGAAGAAATTGGAAGATCCCCAAATGAGTGAGCCTTTTGAGTCTGAGATGTATGAGTATCTTCATAATATGGAG ATGGAAGCCAAGAGGAGACCCTTATCCGATTACTTTGAGAAGGTTCAGAAAGATGTTACCCCTACAATGAGAGGCATCTTGATGGATTGGTTAGTGAAAGTTGCAGAGGAGTTCAAGCTTCTCTCTGATACTCTCTATCTATCCATATCTTACATTGATAGGTTTTTGTCCGTGAATGCTCTCAACCGGCAGAAGCTTCAGTTGCTAGGGGTTTCTTCGATGCTCATTGCATC AAAGTATGAGGAGATTAGTCCTCCAAAAGTGGAAGATTTCTGCAACATAACAAACAACCCATGTACAAAGAAAGAGGTGGTAAAAATGGAAGCTGATATACTTGGGTATCTAAAGTTCGAAATCGGCAGTGCCACAATTAAGACATTTCTCAG AATACTCATAAAAATTGCTCAAGAAAGTTACAAA ACTTCCAACTTGAAGTTGGAGTTCTTGTGCTATTACCTATCAGAGTTGAGTTTCTTGGACTATGGCTGTGTGAAATACTTGCCATCTTTGGTGGCTGCATCTGTCATATTTCTTTCGAGATTCACAATCCAATCGAAGTTACATCCTTGG ACTTCATCCCTGCAGCATTTTTCTGGATACAAACCGGCAGACTTGAAGGAATGCATTCTTAGTATACATGATTTGCAATTAAGCAAAAGGGCAAGTTCTTTGGTGGCAGTAAGAGAGAAATACAAGCAACGTCAG TTCAAATGCGTGTCCAAGTTGTTTTCTCCTCCGGAGATACCAATTTCTTATTTCGAAGTTGTTAAAGAATCATAG
- the LOC131332993 gene encoding agamous-like MADS-box protein AGL104, producing MGRVKLQIKKIENTTNRQVTFSKRRNGLIKKAYELSVLCDVDVALIMFSPSGRLSLFSGNRSIEEIMARYVNLPEHERGRLHNQEYLHRALAKLKGETDRSYQVPSPVSADSQVEERQQEILRMKSQLEGLDRRLRIFEGDPCEITTLCEAQYREQILEETLKRVCIRRQVLEENFDYHNPETTSQVCINIPFFSRRIDTRIIIVFNSNVRR from the exons atggggagagTGAAGCTGCAGATCAAGAAGATAGAGAACACAACAAACAGACAAGTGACATTCTCGAAAAGGAGAAATGGGCTAATCAAGAAAGCTTATGAACTCTCTGTTCTGTGCGATGTTGATGTTGCTCTCATCATGTTCTCCCCTTCCGGAAGACTCAGCCTCTTCTCGGGCAATCGAAG CATTGAAGAGATTATGGCACGGTATGTGAATCTTCCTGAGCACGAGCGAGGACG GCTGCATAATCAAGAG TATTTGCATAGAGCACTGGCCAAGCTGAAAGGTGAAACAGATAGAAGCTACCAAGTACCAAG CCCAGTGAGTGCTGATTCCCAAGTTGAG GAACGTCAACAAGAAATTCTGAGAATGAAGTCTCAGTTGGAGGGTCTGGACAGGCGGTTAAG GATTTTCGAAGGCGATCCTTGTGAAATTACCACTTTGTGTGAGGCCCAGTATCGGGAGCAAATCCTTGAGGAGACGTTAAAACGAGTCTGTATACGCAGA CAAGTTTTGGAGGAAAATTTCGACTATCACAACCCAGAAACGACTTCACAGGTCTGTATTAACATTCCCTTTTTCTCTAGGAGAATTGATACACGAATTATCATCGTCTTCAACTCGAATGTACGTAGATGA
- the LOC131332289 gene encoding G2/mitotic-specific cyclin C13-1-like isoform X1, producing the protein MADKENSVRVTRSGRKRAAPEPPHPATMKRVALGEIPNRSNIPATRDLGSEPQPKPKRNVKKKGRKEVTSTNVEAKKLEDPQMSEPFESEMYEYLHNMEMEVKRRPLPDYFVKVQKDVTPTMRGILVDWLVEVAEEYKLLSDTLYLSISYIDRFLSVNSLDRQKLQLLGVSSMLIASKYEEISPPKVGDFCYITNNTYTKKEVVKMEADILGYLKFEIGSATIKTFLRILIKIAQESYKTPNLKLEFLCYYLSELSLLDYGCVKYLPSLVAASVIFLSRFTIQSKLHPWTSSLQHFSGYKPADLKECILSIHDLQLSKRASSLVAVREKYKQHQFKCVSKLSSPPEIPNSYFEDVKES; encoded by the exons atggCCGACAAGGAAAACAGCGTGCGGGTCACGCGCTCAGGGAGGAAGAGGGCGGCGCCGGAGCCTCCCCATCCCGCCACCATGAAGAGGGTGGCGTTGGGTGAGATTCCGAACAGGTCGAATATTCCGGCGACGAGGGATCTGGGTTCCGAGCCGCAGCCGAAGCCGAAAAGAAATGTGAAGAAGAAGGGGAGGAAGGAGGTGACTAGTACGAATGTTGAGGCGAAGAAATTGGAAGATCCCCAAATGAGTGAGCCTTTTGAGTCTGAGATGTATGAGTATCTTCATAATATGGAG ATGGAGGTCAAGAGGAGACCATTACCAGATTACTTTGTGAAGGTCCAGAAAGATGTTACCCCTACAATGAGAGGGATTTTGGTGGATTGGTTAGTGGAAGTTGCAGAGGAGTACAAGCTTCTCTCTGATACTCTCTATCTATCCATATCTTACATTGATAGATTTTTGTCCGTGAATTCTCTCGACCGGCAGAAGCTTCAGTTGCTAGGGGTTTCTTCGATGCTCATTGCATC AAAGTATGAGGAGATTAGTCCTCCAAAAGTGGGAGATTTCTGCTACATAACAAACAACACATATACAAAGAAAGAGGTGGTAAAAATGGAAGCTGATATACTTGGGTATCTAAAGTTCGAAATCGGCAGTGCCACAATTAAGACATTTCTCAG AATACTCATAAAAATTGCTCAAGAAAGTTACAAA ACTCCCAACTTGAAGTTGGAGTTCTTGTGCTATTACCTATCAGAGTTGAGTTTGTTGGACTATGGCTGTGTGAAATACTTACCATCTTTGGTGGCTGCATCCGTCATATTTCTTTCGAGATTCACAATCCAATCAAAGTTACATCCTTGG ACTTCATCCCTGCAGCATTTTTCTGGATACAAACCGGCAGACTTGAAGGAATGCATTCTTAGTATACATGATTTGCAATTAAGCAAAAGGGCAAGTTCTTTGGTGGCAGTAAGAGAGAAATACAAGCAACATCAG TTCAAATGTGTGTCCAAATTGTCTTCTCCTCCGGAGATACCAAATTCTTATTTCGAAGATGTTAAAGAATCATAG
- the LOC131332289 gene encoding cyclin-A3-4-like isoform X2: protein MADKENSVRVTRSGRKRAAPELPHPATMKRVALGEIPNRSNIPATRDLGSEPQPKPKRNVKKKGRKDVTSTNVGAKKLEDPQMSEPFEFEKYEYLYNMEMEAKRRPLSDYFEKVQKDVTPTMRGILMDWLVKVAEEFKLLSDTLYLSISYIDRFLSVNALNRQKLQLLGVSSMLIASKYEEISPPKVEDFCNITNNPCTKKEVVKMEADILGYLKFEIGSATIKTFLRILIKIAQESYKTSNLKLEFLCYYLSELSFLDYGCVKYLPSLVAASVIFLSRFTIQSKLHPWTSSLQHFSGYKPADLKECILSIHDLQLSKRASSLVAVREKYKQRQFKCVSKLFSPPEIPISYFEVVKES from the exons atGGCGGACAAGGAAAACAGCGTGCGGGTCACGCGCTCAGGGAGGAAGAGGGCGGCGCCGGAGCTTCCCCATCCCGCCACCATGAAGAGGGTGGCGTTGGGTGAGATTCCGAACCGGTCGAATATTCCGGCGACGAGGGATCTGGGTTCCGAGCCGCAGCCGAAGCCGAAAAGAAATGTGAAGAAGAAGGGGAGGAAGGACGTGACTAGTACGAATGTTGGGGCGAAGAAATTGGAAGATCCCCAAATGAGTGAGCCTTTTGAGTTTGAGAAGTATGAGTATCTTTATAATATGGAG ATGGAAGCCAAGAGGAGACCCTTATCCGATTACTTTGAGAAGGTTCAGAAAGATGTTACCCCTACAATGAGAGGCATCTTGATGGATTGGTTAGTGAAAGTTGCAGAGGAGTTCAAGCTTCTCTCTGATACTCTCTATCTATCCATATCTTACATTGATAGGTTTTTGTCCGTGAATGCTCTCAACCGGCAGAAGCTTCAGTTGCTAGGGGTTTCTTCGATGCTCATTGCATC AAAGTATGAGGAGATTAGTCCTCCAAAAGTGGAAGATTTCTGCAACATAACAAACAACCCATGTACAAAGAAAGAGGTGGTAAAAATGGAAGCTGATATACTTGGGTATCTAAAGTTCGAAATCGGCAGTGCCACAATTAAGACATTTCTCAG AATACTCATAAAAATTGCTCAAGAAAGTTACAAA ACTTCCAACTTGAAGTTGGAGTTCTTGTGCTATTACCTATCAGAGTTGAGTTTCTTGGACTATGGCTGTGTGAAATACTTGCCATCTTTGGTGGCTGCATCTGTCATATTTCTTTCGAGATTCACAATCCAATCGAAGTTACATCCTTGG ACTTCATCCCTGCAGCATTTTTCTGGATACAAACCGGCAGACTTGAAGGAATGCATTCTTAGTATACATGATTTGCAATTAAGCAAAAGGGCAAGTTCTTTGGTGGCAGTAAGAGAGAAATACAAGCAACGTCAG TTCAAATGCGTGTCCAAGTTGTTTTCTCCTCCGGAGATACCAATTTCTTATTTCGAAGTTGTTAAAGAATCATAG
- the LOC131332304 gene encoding E3 ubiquitin-protein ligase APD2-like, whose translation MYRPVLEPLRYHTNNPQRCKESLARLLTPLTLWICVSVTLKYGYYGNRHLVLGPSSSRLLEASSVFVKQIQVRDEYEKGVSLYGFSEKPELSLLRNWSVSTYVIVASYGRKGFALWLNKGSTLRIRWEAQTSCLGQLEVSIIKGERNLETLIPTSTSPPDAHALSEPVHGREAEYAIEEDDKYYLRIVNTNPRSIIMVVNVNVSSKIYDTTTAESMCSTTNGSCRLDLLFPNTQFVAVTTPNNGELGEWYIELSFVARVVTYIAILGFVIVVIFVILKYLGACDGDHTREEETQARQVTEADPLIPEKPFRLPYGTGDEDDLESGSSSSSEDLYDGKICVICYEEPRNCFFVPCGHCATCYTCAQRIMDEETKVCPICRRLIHKVRKLLIP comes from the exons ATGTACAGACCAGTCTTGGAGCCTCTCAGATACCATACCAACAACCCACAACGGTGCAAAGAGTCCTTAGCTCGTTTGCTCACTCCCCTGACCCTCTGGATTTGTG TATCTGTGACTCTAAAGTATGGGTACTATGGGAATCGTCACCTGGTGCTCGGACCTAGCTCATCTCGATTGCTCGAGGCAAGCTCTGTTTTTGTGAAGCAAATCCAAGTGAGGGATGAGTATGAGAAAGGGGTTTCTCTCTATGGGTTTTCTGAGAAACCGGAATTGAGCCTGTTAAGGAATTGGAGTGTTTCGACTTATGTGATTGTCGCCTCATACGGTCGAAAG GGATTTGCCTTGTGGTTGAACAAGGGTTCCACCCTCAGGATTAGATGGGAAGCTCAGACTAGTTGCTTGGGTCAACTTGAGGTGTCTATCATTAAAG GGGAACGAAATCTCGAGACATTGATACCTACTTCAACAAGTCCCCCTGACGCCCATGCCCTCTCTGAACCAGTACATG GCAGAGAAGCTGAATATGCAATTGAAGAAGATGACAAGTACTATCTGCGAATCGTGAACACAAATCCCAGGAGCATCATAATGGTGGTGAACGTAAACGTTTCGTCGAAGATTTACGATACAACTACGGCGGAAAGCATGTGTTCGACTACGAATGGTTCGTGTCGGCTAGATCTTCTTTTTCCTAACACCCAATTCGTCGCGGTAACTACCCCCAACAAC GGGGAGCTTGGGGAGTGGTACATAGAGCTATCTTTTGTGGCTCGCGTAGTAACTTATATAGCAATTCTAG GTTTTGTAATCGTCGTCATATTCGTAATACTAAAGTACCTCGGAGCCTGTGACGGGGATCACACTCGAGAGGAAGAAACACAAGCGAGACAAGTAACAGAGGCCGATCCCCTGATACCCGAGAAGCCATTTCGGTTGCCATATGGGACCGGCGATGAAGATGACCTTGAGTCTGGATCATCTAGCTCCTCTGAAGATTTGTATGACGGGAAGATTTGTGTTATTTGTTATGAAGAGCCCCGGAATTGCTTCTTTGTTCCTTGCGGCCATTGCGCCACTTGCTACACCTGTGCTCAGAG GATCATGGATGAGGAGACCAAGGTGTGTCCAATATGTAGAAGGCTCATTCACAAAGTGAGAAAACTGTTGATTCCCTGA
- the LOC131333446 gene encoding uncharacterized protein LOC131333446, which translates to MDWQLPHKDPQIQIMKFLDSNGLLPIRENSNGMDNNMGLQQSSTLGLQGPNIQLDDETSPSSGMDDDDNPAQFGHFNPDVNLSPWIQFYPTGNGPYPDAEPRERAHLEPFLSQLMPLNQDRI; encoded by the exons ATGGATTGGCAGCTGCCACATAAAGACCCACAAATCCAGATCATGAAGTTTTTGGATTCAAATGGCCTTCTTCCCATCAG agaaAATTCCAATGGCATGGACAACAACATGGGATTACAACAATCTTCAACCTTGGGCCTCCAAGGCCCAAATATCCAGCTAGACGATGAGACAAGCCCAAGCAGTGGCATGGATGATGATGACAACCCGGCCCAGTTCGGGCACTTCAATCCTGATGTCAATCTCTCACCTTGGATTCAATTTTACCCCACAG GAAATGGGCCATATCCAGATGCAGAGCCCAGAGAACGAGCGCATTTAGAACCATTTTTGTCTCAATTGATGCCTTTGAATCAAGATCGGATTTGA
- the LOC131332289 gene encoding cyclin-A3-4-like isoform X4 produces the protein MADKENSVRVTRSGRKRAAPEPPHPATMKRVALGEIPNRSNIPATRDLGSEPQPKPKRNVKKKGRKEVTSTNVEAKKLEDPQMSEPFESEMYEYLHNMEMEVKRRPLPDYFVKVQKDVTPTMRGILVDWLVEVAEEYKLLSDTLYLSISYIDRFLSVNSLDRQKLQLLGVSSMLIASKYEEISPPKVGDFCYITNNTYTKKEVVKMEADILGYLKFEIGSATIKTFLRILIKIAQESYKTPNLKLEFLCYYLSELSLLDYGCVKYLPSLVAASVIFLSRFTIQSKLHPWHFSGYKPADLKECILSIHDLQLSKRASSLVAVREKYKQHQFKCVSKLSSPPEIPNSYFEDVKES, from the exons atggCCGACAAGGAAAACAGCGTGCGGGTCACGCGCTCAGGGAGGAAGAGGGCGGCGCCGGAGCCTCCCCATCCCGCCACCATGAAGAGGGTGGCGTTGGGTGAGATTCCGAACAGGTCGAATATTCCGGCGACGAGGGATCTGGGTTCCGAGCCGCAGCCGAAGCCGAAAAGAAATGTGAAGAAGAAGGGGAGGAAGGAGGTGACTAGTACGAATGTTGAGGCGAAGAAATTGGAAGATCCCCAAATGAGTGAGCCTTTTGAGTCTGAGATGTATGAGTATCTTCATAATATGGAG ATGGAGGTCAAGAGGAGACCATTACCAGATTACTTTGTGAAGGTCCAGAAAGATGTTACCCCTACAATGAGAGGGATTTTGGTGGATTGGTTAGTGGAAGTTGCAGAGGAGTACAAGCTTCTCTCTGATACTCTCTATCTATCCATATCTTACATTGATAGATTTTTGTCCGTGAATTCTCTCGACCGGCAGAAGCTTCAGTTGCTAGGGGTTTCTTCGATGCTCATTGCATC AAAGTATGAGGAGATTAGTCCTCCAAAAGTGGGAGATTTCTGCTACATAACAAACAACACATATACAAAGAAAGAGGTGGTAAAAATGGAAGCTGATATACTTGGGTATCTAAAGTTCGAAATCGGCAGTGCCACAATTAAGACATTTCTCAG AATACTCATAAAAATTGCTCAAGAAAGTTACAAA ACTCCCAACTTGAAGTTGGAGTTCTTGTGCTATTACCTATCAGAGTTGAGTTTGTTGGACTATGGCTGTGTGAAATACTTACCATCTTTGGTGGCTGCATCCGTCATATTTCTTTCGAGATTCACAATCCAATCAAAGTTACATCCTTGG CATTTTTCTGGATACAAACCGGCAGACTTGAAGGAATGCATTCTTAGTATACATGATTTGCAATTAAGCAAAAGGGCAAGTTCTTTGGTGGCAGTAAGAGAGAAATACAAGCAACATCAG TTCAAATGTGTGTCCAAATTGTCTTCTCCTCCGGAGATACCAAATTCTTATTTCGAAGATGTTAAAGAATCATAG
- the LOC131332289 gene encoding cyclin-A3-4-like isoform X5 — MADKENSVRVTRSGRKRAAPEPPHPATMKRVALGEIPNRSNIPATRDLGSEPQPKPKRNVKKKGRKEVTSTNVEAKKLEDPQMSEPFESEMYEYLHNMEMEAKRRPLSDYFEKVQKDVTPTMRGILMDWLVKVAEEFKLLSDTLYLSISYIDRFLSVNALNRQKLQLLGVSSMLIASKYEEISPPKVEDFCNITNNPCTKKEVVKMEADILGYLKFEIGSATIKTFLRILIKIAQESYKTSNLKLEFLCYYLSELSFLDYGCVKYLPSLVAASVIFLSRFTIQSKLHPWHFSGYKPADLKECILSIHDLQLSKRASSLVAVREKYKQRQFKCVSKLFSPPEIPISYFEVVKES, encoded by the exons atggCCGACAAGGAAAACAGCGTGCGGGTCACGCGCTCAGGGAGGAAGAGGGCGGCGCCGGAGCCTCCCCATCCCGCCACCATGAAGAGGGTGGCGTTGGGTGAGATTCCGAACAGGTCGAATATTCCGGCGACGAGGGATCTGGGTTCCGAGCCGCAGCCGAAGCCGAAAAGAAATGTGAAGAAGAAGGGGAGGAAGGAGGTGACTAGTACGAATGTTGAGGCGAAGAAATTGGAAGATCCCCAAATGAGTGAGCCTTTTGAGTCTGAGATGTATGAGTATCTTCATAATATGGAG ATGGAAGCCAAGAGGAGACCCTTATCCGATTACTTTGAGAAGGTTCAGAAAGATGTTACCCCTACAATGAGAGGCATCTTGATGGATTGGTTAGTGAAAGTTGCAGAGGAGTTCAAGCTTCTCTCTGATACTCTCTATCTATCCATATCTTACATTGATAGGTTTTTGTCCGTGAATGCTCTCAACCGGCAGAAGCTTCAGTTGCTAGGGGTTTCTTCGATGCTCATTGCATC AAAGTATGAGGAGATTAGTCCTCCAAAAGTGGAAGATTTCTGCAACATAACAAACAACCCATGTACAAAGAAAGAGGTGGTAAAAATGGAAGCTGATATACTTGGGTATCTAAAGTTCGAAATCGGCAGTGCCACAATTAAGACATTTCTCAG AATACTCATAAAAATTGCTCAAGAAAGTTACAAA ACTTCCAACTTGAAGTTGGAGTTCTTGTGCTATTACCTATCAGAGTTGAGTTTCTTGGACTATGGCTGTGTGAAATACTTGCCATCTTTGGTGGCTGCATCTGTCATATTTCTTTCGAGATTCACAATCCAATCGAAGTTACATCCTTGG CATTTTTCTGGATACAAACCGGCAGACTTGAAGGAATGCATTCTTAGTATACATGATTTGCAATTAAGCAAAAGGGCAAGTTCTTTGGTGGCAGTAAGAGAGAAATACAAGCAACGTCAG TTCAAATGCGTGTCCAAGTTGTTTTCTCCTCCGGAGATACCAATTTCTTATTTCGAAGTTGTTAAAGAATCATAG